One genomic segment of Catalinimonas alkaloidigena includes these proteins:
- a CDS encoding M1 family metallopeptidase: MRHTHTILFGIISFLLSGNNMFVQAQSGYWQQGVEYTMEVDMDVDTHQFAGTQNLVYYNNSPDTLHQVFYHLYFNAFQPGSMMDVRSRTIEDPDRRVGDRIFYLGDDEIGFQRIESLEQNGEAVDYQMVGTILEVTLNEPIMPNSEATFDMTFEGQVPLQIRRTGRDNEEGIDYSMSQWYPKMAEYDYEGWHANPYIGREFHGVWGSYDVKISIDSSYVMAATGYLQNPQEVGHGYLEEGKRLKRPNGDKITYHFTADHVHDFMWAADPDYMHTIAQVPNGPTLHFFYQQDSLTQNWNDLPEYTVKAFQYMNEHFGKYPYDKYSVVQGGDGGMEYPMATLITGHRSLRSLVGVTVHELIHSWYQGVLGTNESLYSWMDEGFTSYASSRTMAHIFGGNADDPQVHANSYAGYFNLAESGREEPMTTHSDHYSTNFAYGRAAYSKGAVFLAQLSYIIGDNAFAKGMKRYFEEWKFKHPNPTNLKRIMEKESDIELDWYFEYFVNTTHTINYGVKSVEDRGATTHVTLERVDKMPMPLDVLVTYEGGEQELFYIPLRIMRGEKENDSSYERTEMQDWPWVFPTYLLEISRPLGEISQIQIDPSYKMADIDRSNNSYPDTKNTRFNEVAE; encoded by the coding sequence ATGAGACATACACACACAATCTTATTCGGAATCATAAGCTTTTTATTGTCGGGAAATAATATGTTTGTACAGGCCCAGAGTGGCTACTGGCAACAAGGCGTAGAATACACCATGGAAGTAGATATGGATGTAGATACGCATCAGTTTGCAGGTACACAAAATCTGGTGTACTATAATAACTCTCCGGACACACTTCATCAGGTTTTTTATCACCTGTACTTTAATGCTTTCCAACCCGGAAGTATGATGGACGTACGTTCTCGCACCATTGAAGATCCCGACCGTCGGGTAGGAGATCGTATATTTTATCTGGGAGATGATGAGATAGGTTTTCAGCGTATAGAGTCACTTGAGCAGAATGGTGAGGCAGTAGATTATCAGATGGTTGGTACAATTCTGGAAGTTACGCTCAATGAGCCCATCATGCCTAACAGTGAAGCCACTTTTGATATGACCTTCGAAGGACAGGTGCCGCTTCAGATTCGTCGTACAGGAAGAGATAATGAGGAAGGCATTGATTATTCTATGTCACAGTGGTATCCCAAAATGGCGGAGTACGATTACGAGGGCTGGCATGCCAATCCTTATATTGGAAGAGAGTTTCACGGTGTATGGGGAAGCTATGATGTAAAAATCTCCATAGACTCGTCTTATGTGATGGCGGCTACTGGTTATTTACAAAACCCCCAGGAGGTAGGACACGGCTATCTTGAGGAAGGAAAGCGCTTAAAACGGCCCAACGGTGACAAAATCACTTATCACTTTACTGCTGACCATGTACATGATTTTATGTGGGCAGCTGACCCGGACTATATGCATACCATTGCGCAAGTGCCTAATGGACCTACTTTGCACTTCTTTTATCAGCAAGACTCGCTTACCCAAAACTGGAACGACCTGCCTGAATATACCGTGAAGGCTTTTCAGTATATGAATGAGCATTTTGGTAAATACCCTTACGATAAGTATTCTGTAGTACAAGGCGGAGATGGCGGTATGGAATACCCTATGGCTACCCTGATTACCGGCCATCGCTCATTACGCAGTTTGGTAGGGGTAACGGTTCATGAACTGATTCATAGCTGGTATCAGGGCGTATTGGGTACCAATGAAAGCTTATATTCCTGGATGGATGAAGGCTTTACCTCTTATGCTTCCAGCCGTACCATGGCGCATATCTTTGGAGGAAATGCGGATGATCCTCAGGTACATGCCAACTCATACGCGGGTTATTTTAACCTGGCAGAATCTGGTAGAGAGGAACCCATGACCACTCACTCTGATCATTACAGCACCAATTTTGCCTACGGAAGAGCGGCATACTCCAAAGGAGCGGTATTTCTGGCACAGTTGAGCTATATTATTGGTGATAATGCCTTTGCAAAGGGGATGAAGCGTTACTTTGAGGAGTGGAAATTCAAACATCCTAACCCTACTAACCTAAAGAGAATTATGGAGAAAGAGTCTGATATAGAGCTGGATTGGTACTTTGAATATTTTGTTAATACCACGCACACCATTAACTATGGCGTAAAGTCGGTGGAAGACCGAGGAGCAACCACCCATGTCACTTTAGAAAGAGTAGATAAAATGCCTATGCCACTGGATGTACTGGTAACCTATGAAGGTGGTGAACAGGAGTTATTCTACATCCCTCTCCGTATCATGCGCGGAGAAAAAGAAAACGACTCCAGCTATGAGCGCACTGAGATGCAAGACTGGCCCTGGGTTTTTCCTACCTATCTGTTAGAGATCTCTCGCCCTCTTGGCGAAATCAGTCAGATACAGATAGACCCATCCTATAAGATGGCCGATATAGACCGATCTAACAATAGTTATCCTGATACCAAAAATACCCGTTTTAATGAAGTTGCTGAATAA
- a CDS encoding polyprenyl synthetase family protein produces the protein MSSIIQEIRSPIESEMGIFENKFRDFMKSKVLLLDKIMSFIVRRKGKQLRPMFVFLSAGLTGQISEATHRGAALIELLHTATLVHDDVVDDSNYRRGFFSINALWKNKIAVLVGDYLLSRGLLLSVEHKDFHLLEIVSNAVKEMSEGELLQIEKARNLDITEDVYYEIIRQKTASLISSCCGVGASSTGSAPEVISKMQQFGEKVGIAFQIKDDLFDYGSAEIGKPVGIDIKEKKMTLPLIYALQHASWLEKKRIVYIIKNQSEKARKVHEVINFVKASGGIEYATEAMHAYHREAQEILSAFPDSDYKQSLTRLVEYTIERKK, from the coding sequence ATGAGTAGCATTATCCAGGAAATTCGCTCGCCCATTGAGAGTGAGATGGGCATATTTGAAAATAAGTTTCGTGATTTTATGAAGAGCAAAGTTTTACTGCTTGATAAGATCATGAGCTTTATCGTCAGGCGTAAAGGAAAGCAACTGCGTCCTATGTTTGTCTTTCTCTCCGCCGGGCTTACCGGGCAGATTAGTGAAGCTACCCATAGAGGAGCTGCTCTGATTGAGCTCCTGCATACCGCTACCCTGGTACACGATGATGTAGTAGATGACTCTAACTATCGTCGGGGCTTTTTCTCTATTAATGCATTGTGGAAGAATAAGATAGCTGTATTAGTAGGAGATTATCTCCTGTCAAGAGGGTTGTTACTTTCTGTAGAACATAAGGATTTTCACCTGCTGGAAATTGTATCCAATGCAGTGAAGGAGATGAGTGAAGGGGAGTTATTACAAATAGAAAAAGCCCGTAATCTTGACATTACTGAAGATGTATACTACGAGATAATCCGTCAGAAAACTGCTTCACTGATTAGCTCATGCTGCGGAGTCGGGGCGAGCTCTACAGGGTCTGCCCCTGAAGTTATCAGTAAAATGCAGCAATTTGGTGAAAAAGTAGGTATTGCGTTTCAGATCAAAGACGACCTTTTTGACTACGGAAGTGCGGAAATCGGTAAACCGGTAGGCATAGACATCAAAGAAAAAAAGATGACATTGCCGCTGATCTATGCGCTTCAGCATGCTTCCTGGCTGGAGAAAAAAAGAATTGTCTATATCATAAAAAACCAGAGCGAAAAAGCTCGTAAAGTGCATGAGGTGATAAACTTTGTGAAGGCATCAGGAGGAATAGAGTACGCTACTGAGGCCATGCATGCCTACCACCGGGAGGCGCAGGAGATTCTTAGTGCCTTTCCAGATTCCGATTATAAGCAGTCATTAACCCGCTTGGTAGAATACACCATTGAGCGAAAAAAGTAA